The window TACAACGCAATCGTATTGGCAGTTTCACACAAAGAATTTAAAGATTTCAACTTATCCAACCATTTGAGTGATAATGGTGTCAGCTACGACATAAAAGGATTTTTTGAAAGAGGTTTAGCAGATAAGAGATTGTGATAATGGATAACATTCAAATGGTTGACCTTGGAGGTCAATTGAAACATATTAGAAAGGAAGTAGATGAGGCGATTGCAAATGTATTGAATACTACTGCTTTTATAAAGGGTGAGGATTTTAAAGAATTCACTTCAGAATTAGCCCTTTGGAATAATTCCAAACACACGATAGGTGTAGCAAACGGTACGGATGGTTTACAGATTGCCATGATGGCTTTAGGTTTGAAGCCAGGTGATGAAGTAATTGTTCCTGTATTTACATATGTGGCAACTGCTGAGGTGATTGCTTTATTACAATTAAAGCCTGTTTTCATTGATGTTGAACCAGACACATTCAATATTGATGTCCGACAATTAGAAACAGTTTTAACTGCAAAAACTAAGGCAATTGTTCCTGTTCATTTGTTTGGACAAATATCTAATATGAATTCAATAAATGAATTTGCTATAAAAAATAGTCTTTATATAATTGAGGATGTTGCTCAAGCCATAGGAGCAGAATACAATGGCAAAAAAGCTGGTAATTTAGGACATATAGGAGTAACCTCTTTTTTCCCATCTAAAAACCTAGGTTGCTTTGGCGATGGGGGAGCCATATTCACAAATGATGATCAACTGGCTGAAAACATCAGGATGATTGCCAATCATGGACAAAAGGTTAAGTACTACCACGATGTAATTGGAGTAAATTCTAGATTAGACACTCTTCAAGCGGCAATACTAAGGGTTAAATTGAAAGAATTGAATAATTATATTATTAGTAGGCAAAGTGCTGCACAATATTACGATCAAGAACTATCAGAGGTAGATTGGATTGAAACACCTGGTAGATTTGAAGATAGCACACATGTGTTTCATCAATATACCATAAAAGTTAAAAATGGTAAGAGGGATAATTTAAAAGAGTATTTACAGAATAAGGGTATTCCATCCATGATCTATTATCCTGTACCTTTACATTTGCAAAAAGCTTATAGTGGTTTGGCAGTAAAAGGAGATTTCCCAGTTTCCGAACAACTATGTGATGAGGTTTTATCATTGCCCATGCACACTGAATTAGATGACCACCAATTAGAGTATATTTGTAGTACTATAAAATCATTTAAATGACAGAGTTAAAATATTTTGTACATGAGACTGCTGTAATTGATGAGCCATGTGAAATTGGGGCAGGAAGCAAAATATGGCACTTTTCTCATATCATGCAAAATTGCAGGTTGGGAGAGAATTGCAATATTGGCCAGAATGTAGTGGTCTCTCCTGAAGTAGTATTAGGGAAAAATGTTAAGGTTCAAAATAATGTATCTATCTATACAGGAGTAACTTGCGATGATGATGTTTTTTTAGGGCCAAGCATGGTTTTTACTAATGTTATTAACCCAAGAAGTGCTGTCAACAGGAGAGGCGAATATTCTAAAACTCATGTTGGTAAAGGTGCAAGTATTGGTGCAAATGCAACTATAGTTTGCGGACATAATATTGGTAAATTTGCATTTATTGGCGCAGGTGCAGTAGTAACAAAGGAAATCCATGATTATGCACTAGTAGTTGGAAATCCTGCTAAACAAATCGGTTGGATGAGTGAATATGGACATAGGTTAAAATTTGATAACAATAACATCGCGATTTGTCCAGAAAGTAACGAAAAGTATAAAATTGAAGATAACAAGGTAATAAAATTATAACATGAAGAATTTTGCACTTATAGGAGCGGCAGGTTATATAGCCCCACGACACATGAAGGCTATGAAAGAAACAAACAACAACCTTGTTGCTGCTTACGATCCCTTCGATAGTGTTGGAATCATTGATAGTAATTTTCCTGATGCTGATTTTTTTGTCGAATTCGAGAGATTTGATCGACATATAGATAAATTAAAAAGGGAAGGAACAAAAGTTGATTACGTTAGTGTTTGTTCACCAAATTATTTACATGATAGCCATATTCGTTTTGGTTTAAGACAAGGAGCAGATGTAATTTGCGAAAAGCCCATAGTGTTAAATCCTTGGAATATTGACGCCCTTCAAGAAATTGAAAAAGAGACAAATCAAAAGGTATACAATGTATTACAGCTCAGATTACATCCAAGTATAATCGATTTAAAGAAAAAAATAGAAAATGGATCAAAAGACAAGGTGTATGATATTGACCTTACTTATTTAACTTCAAGAGGCAGTTGGTATTACACCAGTTGGAAAGGGGATATGACCAAATCTGGAGGTATTGCTACAAATATTGGAGTCCACTTCTATGATATGCTAACTTGGGTGTTTGGCTCAGTAAAAAGTAATAAGGTAAATATCCATACACATGATAGGGCAGCTGGTATTTTAGAGTTAGAAAAGGCTAATGTAAGGTGGTTCTTGAGTATTAATTACGATACAATCCCTGATGAAATAAAAGAAAAAGGTATGAGAACCTTTCGTTCCATTACGATAGAGGGTGAAGAAATTGAGTTTAGTGGAGGATTTACGGATTTGCACACTTTAACATATCAGGATATTTTAGATGGTGGTGGTTTTGGTTTGGAAGAAGCAAAAACAGCAATTAACATCGTTCATGATATAAGGCATTCTGCACCTATTGGTTTGCAAGGAGACTATCATCCTTATGCTGCTAAGAAATTAACTAGACACCCATTCACTTAAAATTGCTAATCTTAATTTAATAAGAACGGAACTGCAAAACTTTTAATACTTCAGATTTATCAATTGCACTGTAGCTCAACATATAAAAAGGCGTACTGCATAGCAATTTATGTGGATCGAATTATTTGATTTAATTTTAAAAATTATTTAAACCTAAGGATTCTAAAAAAACGGACTTCGAGAGTTTTAAAATAAAATAATGAAGCTTAATTCAACATAAAACAGAAAAATGATTTATTTTAAAATGAAACATCTTGTTTTTCTTATTGTAATAAGCACTTTGGTTGGATCCTGTAAGGGAATTGAAGGTTTACAAACTCAAAAAAAGTGGAGAAAATTATCAATCGACTTAACTGAGAAGGCTGAAACTACAACAATCAAGTTAGGTCAAAATCATTATATCGCCTATCTTACATATGCCAACGCATTGTTATATGGTTGGAAACATGAGAAAGTGAAAACTAAACTTAACGCTTTATATGAAGAGATTGAAAAGAATGGTTATGGACTAGGTTATTCATGGGATGCATTTCAAGATGGATCAGTTAATCCGGACACTACAAATTATACTATAACTATAACTGACCACGTAGGATTAGTGCTATTGAAAGGCTATTTAGCCGGAGTTGTAGAAGAAGCTAGAATACATCACCTAGTCAATGCCTTGCAACGAATCCCTCTGGCGGATTCAATAAAGTTGGGGAATTGCTTAGCGTACTCCGATAGTCCTTATGATCAAATTGGGTGTGTCCATAACGTTAATATTAGTGCGGCACAATTTTTAAATTCCATTAATGTACTAACAAATTTGAAGGTAAAAAATATAGATTATGAGATTGATCAAATTTTAACTCGTGAGATTAATAGCTACCAACCAGCAGAAAAGAACTTTCTTTATTGGGATGGTGGCTCGAGATTAACGGATCAAAATCACTTGGCTTTTCAGGTTTGGTGTATGTTAGATTTAGATAAAAGTAAATTAGATGTGATAGCAGAAGAGATTTTAGATTCATTAATAGTTAATAGAGAAAAAACTATTTCTGCATTGATTGGGCAGTTGAGGTTATTGACTTATAATGATACAAATGCTAATTCTATAATGACAGAATTATTACTACTACTGTCAAATCATAAACCAACACTTGATGAATATAAAATAATTAATAAGTTAGACAATCCACGGGAATTAGCTCAATTGGCAGTTTGGTCAGCAGTTTACAGCAAATATCTACAGGGAAATACTTGGTAATGATAAAATCATGAAAACCATAGTTGAAAATAGAGGCGATGCAAGTTCCTAAAATATTTAAAATCTTTTTATCATTTTCTTATGGCTCATGGGTAAATGCGCTGATCTCATTAATTAGTGTTCCTATTATAACTTCATTTGTATCTCCGGATGAATTTGGGAAAGCCGCGATGTTCACTTTGTTTTATAATTTAAGTGTAAACATCTCATTGCTAGGAATAAATCACAGCTATATACGTTTCTATAGCGAGATTAATCCAAATAAACGTTTTATGCTGTTCTCACAGTGCTTGAAGTTAGCTGGGGCCGCTACTACTATCTATTTTTTGATTGTAATTTTGTTTGCCAAAGAGCTTACACTACTTCTATTTGGGTCACACAATAAAGAATTAATGCTAATTCTTCCTTTAAGCGTAATTATCGGCTTTTTACATCAGTTTGCTTCTGCTCATGTAAGAATGCATCAAAATGGTGCTTTTTATAGTTTTAATCAAATTTTATTTGCTTTGGTAAGCTTCACCTCCAGTGTGAGCTATTTCGTATTAATTGAACGTAATTTTACGGGGATAATTTGGGGTTTTATTTTTGGATATTTTACATCGGCAATATTATCAATCTGGAAATATAAAAATGACTGGATACAGGCAATTAAGACAATTCCTGTTCAACAAAATTATAAAGCTTTACTAACATATGGCTTACCACTGATTCCTGCTTTCCTATTTGCTTGGGCTATGGAAGGAGTTGATAAAATGTTACTCCGGACATTTTCAAGTCTAGCAGAGTTAGGCATTTATGCAGTTGGCCTGAAACTTGCACTTAGTCTAAATATAATCAAATCGGGATTTACGAGCTTTTGGATTCCGTTTTACTATGAAAAATATGAGATCAATCCGAATAATAAAGCATTTTACAACAACATTTTTTCAGCCCTGTACCTTTCCTTTTTTCTTTTCATCAATTTTTTTATCCTATTAAAGGACTATATTTTTTTTCTGTTTCCACAGAGCTATCAACAATCATCTGTTCCTTTTATTTATCTATTATTTATACCTACTTTTTACACTTTAGCAGAGATTGCCGGTGTGGGCATTAGCCTTAAGAAAAAAACATACTTTCACATGTTTGTATTTATCTGTTCACTAATACTTAATGCAGGACTTGGATTTATTCTGGTTCCAAAACTAGGATCGCTTGGAGCGGCAGTTTCAACAGCCATCACATTTATTTTCTTTTTTTTACTTAAATCAGCAATCGCCAATAGTTTGTATAGCTTAAAGCTTAATTGGAAATCCTTTTTTGTATGTCTTTTATTAACTTTAGTTTCAATTATAATTATGCAACTCTATGATAATAATACCTTTGCTGTAATAAGCTGCATCTTAATAATTATTATAAACTGGCGAACTCTTTTAAACCTCACTGCTAAATTTAGTGCCTAATATGCATATTCTCAAGATTTGTCACGATTACCCTAATTATTACCGTCAGAGTTCGGGCTTCTTTTGTCATCAGCAAGCCCAAGCCGTTTCTGGGTTTTGCCGCGTTGGAGTTTTAGCTATTGAGTTAATCTCCCCCCAGTTAATTTTTAAAAGAGGCCTAAAAATAGGCATACAGCCATCTACAGACCAAAGATTAAATCAATTAGTATTTTTGTTTCCTAACATTCCAAAGGTGATTCGACTTCAGTATGCCATTAGATTGGCATTAGGTAAATACTTATTCGATAAATACATAAAAGATTTTGGAAAGCCTGACTTAATACACCTACACGTTTATGTTATGGGAGAACTGGCTGCGTGGATAAAAGAAAAATACGATATACCTATTGTCTACACAGAACATTTTAGCAATGTTTCTCGCAATCAGCTCACGAGATCAGGTAATTACGCGATTAACCGGGTTATTGCAACTTCCGATTATAGAATAGCAGTAAGCAAGCAGTTTAAGAATTTGTTGGAAAATAAATATCACGTGAAATTCAATTATGTCCCAAACTTGTATCAAAGTGATATTTTTTATTACACCTCTCCGGTGAAAAATAATAATTATTTTACATTCATTAATGTTGGTTATTTAAACAAGAACAAAAATCACCTTAGATTATTAAAAGCTTTCAAACAAGTCCATAATCAGATTCCCCATGTACGACTAATAATCGTTGGGAGTGGTCCTGAAAAGGCCAATTTAACATCATTTATAAGAAAAAACTGTCTTGAAAAAAATGTGATATTAGCTGGTGAAAAAAATAGTATACAGTTAAAAAGCTTATTTGATAAGTCTCATGTTAAAGTACTGTCAAGTAATATTGAAACTTTTGGGGTTGTATTAATCGAAGCGATGGCGTGTGGGCTTCCTATCATTTCAACAAAGTCTGGCGGTCCGGAGTCTATAATTGAAAATGAATCTCTCGGCATTTTGGTCGAAAAGGAAGATTACGATTTATATTTAGCTATGAAAAAAGTTTTAGAAAATTATAATAATTATAATTTAAAACTAATTTCAGAAAATGCCTTGCTCAAATACTCATATAATGCGATAGGTAAAAGATTATTTAACATATACACCCAATGCTTACTCGATTACTAAGATGGCTATTATTTATCGGGGTTTTCTTTGGCCCGTACGCTCATGTCTTTTATCAAAAACTACATTTGATAAGGATCGTAGCGCCTTTAACTATTTTGTTTCTATTAGTAAGTAAAACGAGACTAAATAAATTACAAGCCTATTCAGCCACATTTTTCATTTTTTATTATTTGTACACGTCTTCAATTTCTTTGTTTAGAATAGAGCAAGTGGAGCTAAGTTCATTCTTAAATTTCAGTATTCTTCTTTGTGTCATAATCAGCGTTATTGGAATCTCTTCGAAAGAGAACGGAAAATTTTTGAGGGATTTAAACGCATTTTTATCAATTTATCTGATTGCATCTTTTTCGCTTGCCGTTTACGAACATATAACATTAAAGCACCTTCCTCTTTCAGCGTCATACCTGGTCACAACTATTTGGGATGGTTATTACCATGCTCCTTCAGGATTTTTTACTAATCAAAATGATTTTGCATTGGTTTTCGTAATGGCAACGATGTTTAAGTTAAGCTATCTAAAAAAAGGTAAAAAAAATCATTTAATCAATTGGTTGCTAATAATTATGTGCCTATGGATAACACATGTCACCGGTTCAAGGCTTAACCTTATGGGTTTTATCATCTTTCTCGCTTTCTATTTTAGATTTTGGGAACTGAAAAAGTTGCTTCTTATTGGAATATCGTCCATCATCATTATTTCTTTTTTTAGTTATATCTTCGTTAATAGCTCATTCTCTTTAAAGGGGCATTCAACCAATACCAGGATTAACTTATACTATCAGGCCTTATTATCTATTCCTGAAAGTTACGGAGTCGGTTATGGAATCGATTTGTCAAAAAATTTTTATCAAGATAGGCCTTCTAATGCTGGTATATCAAATTTTATTAATCCCCACAGTTATATATTTGAGCTACTAATCAACAGTGGTATTCTAACCTTTATTGTATACTTATCACTTTATGCCTTGATTTTAAGAAAAGCTATTGTTTTCAAAACTAGATTGGATATCTTTATACAACTTATTCTTTACAATTTATTACTTTTTTCATCCAGCAGTAGTCTTTTTCTATGGCCACATTATTTCTTTTTCGTAGTTTATATTAATTATGAATTTTTAAAACCAAAAGATGATTGAGCGCATTCTGCATTTCCTACTTATAATATTTAGTTTTTCATTGCCTTTTGGCCTTAATTATTCCAAATGGGTAATACCTTTGATCATTATAATAATATTTGTTCATTTCATAAGGACGAGAAACTATTATCCCCCTAATAACTATCAATTTTTTTTGGCTAGTTACTTTTTCCTGTATTTGATTTCCTATTTAGTTAATTTCCAATCCGGAAACTTCATTGCTATTGAAAAGAGACTCTCATTTATTTTATGGCCTGTTCTATTATTATTTTTCAACCCAAACCTCGTACAGACAAAGATTAAGCAATCATTTGTTTATGGATGCGCAACGGCTATTTTAATCAACTTTGCAAATGCCATATGGCATTCTTTAGAGTTACGGGAGGGTGTGTTAATTTTTGATGCCTCAGTCTATGGAGATACGGATTTCTTTTTCTCAATCAATCACGTGGGTAACTATTTCTTTTATTCCTATTTTTCCTCTTTCTTACATCCTTCATATGCTTCAATATACTACATTTTTTCCCTAGTATTAAGCCATTTTATCAAAATTAGATATAAATACTCTATTCAGAGCATTCTGTTAATGGGTATTATATTAAATTCGTCAAGGATTGGGTATGTGATTTTATTCTTGATACTCATAACATATTTCATTTACATCCTGGTATACCAGAAGAATAAAAGATTGCTAATAGTAGTCACTGTGACTTTTATAATACTGTCAACGGCATTGAGCTTTCATCCACGAGTACAGGATTCCATAAAAAATCCATCCGGATTTTTTGATGGGGAGAAATATAAAAGAATAAAAATATGGGAAACTTCAATGCAATTAATAGGTGAAAATCCTTTTTGGGGCGTTGGTGTTAATAATGTGCAATTAAGAATGCGTGAGATGTACAATATAAAAAACCATGAAGAACTATATGAAAAGAATTACAACGCTCACAATTTGTATTTTGATACTTATCTGGCAATTGGTGTTTTTGGTTTCTTCGTACTTCTAGCAATTTTTTACTTATCCACCTATCTAGCTTACAAGAACAAGAATTATGAGCTTCTTTTCTTTGGAATTATTTTTGGGATATTTGGTTTAGTTGAATCCAATCTTTCACTTTATGCAGGTGTTTCCTTCTTTTCTTTCTTTTTAGTAATGCTATCTAAAAAAATATGATATACTAGTTCTTATGTATTTCAATATTAAATTGTTTTCTTATTTTATATCATTGAGACCTTCCAAATAAATTAAATTATGAAAAAACATCTTATCTGCCACCTAACAAGTGCTCATTCCAGATATGATACAAGAATATTTCTTAAAGAGTGTCATTCTCTTAAAAAGAATTCGTATGATGTAATATTCATTGTTGCAGATGGATTAGGTGATGAGATTATTAATGGTATCCAAATTCTGGACGTGGGCTTATCTAAACCAGGTAAGATACAAAGAATGATTTCAACTACAAGAAGAGTATATCTAAAAGCTAAGTCTTTGAAGGCCGACCTATATCATTTTCATGACCCTGAAATGATGCCCTACATGCTAATATTGAAGTTGAGTGGAAGAAAGGTAGTTATGGATATTCACGAGTTTTTCCCGAAGCAAGTTATCACGAAGGATTATATTCCTAAATTCATTAGACCCGCCTTAAGTATGATCGTTGCAAAAATAGAGAAATTAACTGCAAAACAAATGTCAGGAGTAATTGTGGCTTTACCAAATTTGAAGATTCAATTTAAACAAGTAAACGAGAATACAGCATTAGTTCAGAATTACCCCATATTATCTGAATTAAAAACAGATGGTAATGCTCTTCCTTACTCGAAAAGAGAAAGGGCAGTTGCATTTGTGGGCGGAATTACTAAAATAAGAGGTTTAGATTACTTGGTAAAGTCTTTAGAAATATCAAAAGTGAAGTTATATTTGGCAGGAAATTGTGCTTCAGAGCCATATTATAATTATTTAAAATCGTTACCTGGTTGGAAGTTTGTAGTTGAATTAGGACAGATATCTAGAGAGGATGTTTCAGTTTTACTAAATAGAGTGATGGCAGGATATGTGACTTACCTTCCTGCTCCCAATCATATTGAGGCACAACCCACAAAAATGTTTGAATATATGTCTGCAAGCTTACCCGTAATATGCTCTAATTTTCCTTTATGGCGGTCCATTGTAGATGATAAATGTGGAATTGCAGTCGACCCTGTAAATATCGATGACATCGCTCTAGCAACAAAAAGCATCACTGAAAATGA is drawn from Marivirga arenosa and contains these coding sequences:
- a CDS encoding lipopolysaccharide biosynthesis protein — protein: MQVPKIFKIFLSFSYGSWVNALISLISVPIITSFVSPDEFGKAAMFTLFYNLSVNISLLGINHSYIRFYSEINPNKRFMLFSQCLKLAGAATTIYFLIVILFAKELTLLLFGSHNKELMLILPLSVIIGFLHQFASAHVRMHQNGAFYSFNQILFALVSFTSSVSYFVLIERNFTGIIWGFIFGYFTSAILSIWKYKNDWIQAIKTIPVQQNYKALLTYGLPLIPAFLFAWAMEGVDKMLLRTFSSLAELGIYAVGLKLALSLNIIKSGFTSFWIPFYYEKYEINPNNKAFYNNIFSALYLSFFLFINFFILLKDYIFFLFPQSYQQSSVPFIYLLFIPTFYTLAEIAGVGISLKKKTYFHMFVFICSLILNAGLGFILVPKLGSLGAAVSTAITFIFFFLLKSAIANSLYSLKLNWKSFFVCLLLTLVSIIIMQLYDNNTFAVISCILIIIINWRTLLNLTAKFSA
- a CDS encoding O-antigen ligase family protein, which translates into the protein MFRIEQVELSSFLNFSILLCVIISVIGISSKENGKFLRDLNAFLSIYLIASFSLAVYEHITLKHLPLSASYLVTTIWDGYYHAPSGFFTNQNDFALVFVMATMFKLSYLKKGKKNHLINWLLIIMCLWITHVTGSRLNLMGFIIFLAFYFRFWELKKLLLIGISSIIIISFFSYIFVNSSFSLKGHSTNTRINLYYQALLSIPESYGVGYGIDLSKNFYQDRPSNAGISNFINPHSYIFELLINSGILTFIVYLSLYALILRKAIVFKTRLDIFIQLILYNLLLFSSSSSLFLWPHYFFFVVYINYEFLKPKDD
- a CDS encoding O-antigen ligase family protein, which codes for MGIILNSSRIGYVILFLILITYFIYILVYQKNKRLLIVVTVTFIILSTALSFHPRVQDSIKNPSGFFDGEKYKRIKIWETSMQLIGENPFWGVGVNNVQLRMREMYNIKNHEELYEKNYNAHNLYFDTYLAIGVFGFFVLLAIFYLSTYLAYKNKNYELLFFGIIFGIFGLVESNLSLYAGVSFFSFFLVMLSKKI
- a CDS encoding glycosyltransferase, with amino-acid sequence MKKHLICHLTSAHSRYDTRIFLKECHSLKKNSYDVIFIVADGLGDEIINGIQILDVGLSKPGKIQRMISTTRRVYLKAKSLKADLYHFHDPEMMPYMLILKLSGRKVVMDIHEFFPKQVITKDYIPKFIRPALSMIVAKIEKLTAKQMSGVIVALPNLKIQFKQVNENTALVQNYPILSELKTDGNALPYSKRERAVAFVGGITKIRGLDYLVKSLEISKVKLYLAGNCASEPYYNYLKSLPGWKFVVELGQISREDVSVLLNRVMAGYVTYLPAPNHIEAQPTKMFEYMSASLPVICSNFPLWRSIVDDKCGIAVDPVNIDDIALATKSITENESLWNKFSAVGQNLIENKYNWEHEEKALLDSYKNILS
- a CDS encoding Gfo/Idh/MocA family protein, with product MKNFALIGAAGYIAPRHMKAMKETNNNLVAAYDPFDSVGIIDSNFPDADFFVEFERFDRHIDKLKREGTKVDYVSVCSPNYLHDSHIRFGLRQGADVICEKPIVLNPWNIDALQEIEKETNQKVYNVLQLRLHPSIIDLKKKIENGSKDKVYDIDLTYLTSRGSWYYTSWKGDMTKSGGIATNIGVHFYDMLTWVFGSVKSNKVNIHTHDRAAGILELEKANVRWFLSINYDTIPDEIKEKGMRTFRSITIEGEEIEFSGGFTDLHTLTYQDILDGGGFGLEEAKTAINIVHDIRHSAPIGLQGDYHPYAAKKLTRHPFT
- a CDS encoding DegT/DnrJ/EryC1/StrS family aminotransferase, giving the protein MDNIQMVDLGGQLKHIRKEVDEAIANVLNTTAFIKGEDFKEFTSELALWNNSKHTIGVANGTDGLQIAMMALGLKPGDEVIVPVFTYVATAEVIALLQLKPVFIDVEPDTFNIDVRQLETVLTAKTKAIVPVHLFGQISNMNSINEFAIKNSLYIIEDVAQAIGAEYNGKKAGNLGHIGVTSFFPSKNLGCFGDGGAIFTNDDQLAENIRMIANHGQKVKYYHDVIGVNSRLDTLQAAILRVKLKELNNYIISRQSAAQYYDQELSEVDWIETPGRFEDSTHVFHQYTIKVKNGKRDNLKEYLQNKGIPSMIYYPVPLHLQKAYSGLAVKGDFPVSEQLCDEVLSLPMHTELDDHQLEYICSTIKSFK
- a CDS encoding glycosyltransferase, giving the protein MHILKICHDYPNYYRQSSGFFCHQQAQAVSGFCRVGVLAIELISPQLIFKRGLKIGIQPSTDQRLNQLVFLFPNIPKVIRLQYAIRLALGKYLFDKYIKDFGKPDLIHLHVYVMGELAAWIKEKYDIPIVYTEHFSNVSRNQLTRSGNYAINRVIATSDYRIAVSKQFKNLLENKYHVKFNYVPNLYQSDIFYYTSPVKNNNYFTFINVGYLNKNKNHLRLLKAFKQVHNQIPHVRLIIVGSGPEKANLTSFIRKNCLEKNVILAGEKNSIQLKSLFDKSHVKVLSSNIETFGVVLIEAMACGLPIISTKSGGPESIIENESLGILVEKEDYDLYLAMKKVLENYNNYNLKLISENALLKYSYNAIGKRLFNIYTQCLLDY
- a CDS encoding acyltransferase, which encodes MTELKYFVHETAVIDEPCEIGAGSKIWHFSHIMQNCRLGENCNIGQNVVVSPEVVLGKNVKVQNNVSIYTGVTCDDDVFLGPSMVFTNVINPRSAVNRRGEYSKTHVGKGASIGANATIVCGHNIGKFAFIGAGAVVTKEIHDYALVVGNPAKQIGWMSEYGHRLKFDNNNIAICPESNEKYKIEDNKVIKL